One Camelina sativa cultivar DH55 chromosome 3, Cs, whole genome shotgun sequence genomic window carries:
- the LOC104777236 gene encoding secretory carrier-associated membrane protein 4, whose product MNRHHDPNPFDEEEEEIVNPFSKGGGRVPAASRPVEFGQSMDATVDIPLDNMNDSSQKQRKLADWESELRKKEMDIKRREEAIAKSGVQIDDKNWPPFFPIMHHDIANEIPVHAQKLQYLAFASWLGIVLCLVFNVIATMVCWIKGGGVKIFFLATIYALIGCPLSYVLWYRPLYRAMRTDSALKFGWFFFTYLIHIGFCIVAAIAPPIFFHGKSLTGVLAAIDVMSDSLLAGIFYFIGFGLFCLESLLSLWVLQKIYLYFRGNK is encoded by the exons ATGAATCGCCACCACGATCCCAACCCTttcgatgaggaagaagaagaaatcgtcAATCCTTTTTCG AAAGGTGGTGGAAGGGTTCCTGCTGCATCTAGGCCAGTTGAATTTGGCCAAAGCATGGATGCTACTGTTGATATTCCATTGGATAATATGAAT GACTcttcacagaaacagagaaagcttGCTGACTGGGAATCAGAGCTTAGGAAGAAAGAAATG GATATCAAGCGAAGAGAGGAAGCTATTGCTAAAT CTGGTGTGCAGATAGATGATAAAAACTGGCCACCGTTTTTCCCAATCATGCACCATGACATTGCTAACGAGATACCAGTTCATGCTCAAAAGCTACAGTATCTGGCTTTTGCTAGTTGGTTAG gTATAGTTCTGTGTCTGGTATTCAATGTCATTGCAACGATGGTCTGTTGGATTAAAGGCGGAG GTGTCAAAATCTTTTTCCTTGCCACGATATATGCCTTGATCGGATGTCCACTTTCTTATGTACTATGGTACAGGCCTCTCTACCGAGCCATGAG GACTGACAGCGCTTTGAAGTTTGGTTGGTTTTTCTTCACCTACTTG ATTCACATTGGCTTCTGTATCGTTGCCGCCATTGCCCCTCCGATCTTTTTTCATGGAAAGTCATTAAC GGGTGTGCTTGCAGCAATTGATGTCATGTCAGACAGTTTATTAGCCGGG ATCTTCTACTTTATTGGCTTCGGTCTATTCTGCTTGGAGTCACTTCTGAGTCTATGGGTTCTTCAG AAAATTTACCTCTACTTTAGGGGAAACAAGtga
- the LOC104777237 gene encoding phosphoribulokinase, chloroplastic-like, which produces MAVSTIYSTQALNSTHFLTSSSSSKQVFLYRRQPQTNRRFNTLITCSQETIVIGLAADSGCGKSTFMRRLTSVFGGAAKPPKGGNPDSNTLISDTTTVICLDDYHSLDRYGRKEQKVTALDPRANDFDLMYEQVKALKSGVAVEKPIYNHVTGLLDAPELIQPPKILVIEGLHPMFDERVRDLLDFSIYLDISNEVKFAWKIQRDMAERGHSLESIKASIEARKPDFDAFIDPQKQYADAVIEVLPTQLIPDDNEGKVLRVRLIMKEGVKYFSPVYLFDEGSTISWIPCGRKLTCSYPGIKFNYEPDSYFDHEVSVLEMDGQFDRLDELIYVESHLSNLSTKFYGEVTQQMLKHADFPGSNNGTGLFQTIVGLKIRDLYEQLIANKATARAEAAKA; this is translated from the exons atggcTGTCTCAACCATCTACTCAACACAAGCCCTCAATTCAACTCATTTCTTAACCTCTTCATCCTCCTCCAAACAAGTCTTCCTCTACCGTCGTCAACCTCAAACCAACCGTAGATTCAACACTCTCATCACTTGCTCACAAGAAACCATCGTGATCGGGCTCGCTGCCGACTCTGGCTGCGGCAAGAGTACCTTTATGCGGAGGCTCACCAGCGTCTTCGGTGGTGCTGCCAAGCCACCGAAAGGCGGGAACCCTGACTCCAACACACTCATCAGCGACACCACCACCGTGATCTGTCTTGACGATTACCATTCCTTGGACAGGTACGGTCGCAAAGAGCAAAAGGTCACCGCTCTGGACCCACGCGCCAATGACTTTGATCTCATGTATGAGCAAGTCAAGGCTCTTAAGAGTGGTGTCGCCGTCGAGAAACCGATATACAACCATGTCACTGGACTTCTTGACGCACCTGAGCTTATCCAGCCTCCTAAGATTCTTGTCATCGAAGGTCTTCACCCAAT GTTTGATGAGAGAGTAAGAGACTTACTTGACTTCAGTATCTACTTAGACATTAGCAACGAAGTCAAATTCGCTTGGAAGATTCAG AGGGACATGGCTGAAAGAGGTCACAGTTTGGAGAGCATCAAAGCCAGTATCGAAGCACGAAAGCCCGACTTCGATGCATTCATCG ACCCGCAAAAGCAGTACGCGGATGCGGTCATCGAAGTGCTTCCTACACAGCTCATTCCAGATGACAATGAAGGGAAAGTGTTGAGAGTGAGATTGATAATGAAGGAAGGTGTGAAATACTTTAGCCCGGTTTACCTATTCGATGAAGGTTCaaccatctcttggatcccttGCGGCCGCAAACTCACCTGCTCGTACCCTGGCATCAAGTTCAACTACGAACCTGATTCTTACTTTGACCATGAG GTATCAGTTTTGGAGATGGATGGGCAATTCGATAGACTGGACGAGCTGATTTACGTGGAAAGTCATCTGAGCAACCTGTCTACCAAATTCTATGGTGAAGTCACTCAACAAATGCTCAAGCATGCTGATTTCCCTGGTAGCAACAATGGGACTGGTCTATTCCAAACCATTGTTGGATTGAAGATCAGAGATCTTTACGAGCAGCTCATTGCCAACAAAGCAACTGCTCGTGCTGAAGCTGCTAAagcctaa
- the LOC104777238 gene encoding acetyltransferase NSI isoform X1 yields the protein MLLIPISSSSSVLPQSFFNSTSSYSSNHHSLFLSNLSYPIPYGSRKLKTLRLRANFWESIRSGFVKNNNSTQLVEPPSIVDEEEDTEPLLPVEFTLVERTLQDGLIEEIIFSSGGEIDVYDLQGLCDKVGWPRRPLVKLAAALKNSYMVATLHSVMKSSSVSDSGSGSSEGDSGEQQQEKKLIGMARATSDHAFNATIWDVLVDPEYQGQGLGKALVEKLVRALLQRDIGNISLFADSQVVDFYQNLGFEADPEGIKGMFWYPK from the exons atgttacTAATCCCAatttcttcgtcttcgtctgt CCTTCCTCAATCTTTCTTCAATTCTACTTCTTCATATTCGTCGAATCATCACTCTCTGTTCCTATCCAATCTCAGTTACCCGATTCCTTATG GAAGTAGAAAGTTGAAGACTTTACGGCTCAGAGCCAATTTCTGGGAGTCAATTCGATCTGG GTTTGTGAAGAATAACAATAGTACCCAACTTGTGGAACCACCATCTATagtcgatgaagaagaagatactgaACCATTGTTGCCTGTGGAGTTTACTTTAGTTGAGAGGACTCTTCAAGATGGGTTGATTGAAGAGATTATATTTTCTTCTGGTGGTGAAATTGATGTGTATGATCTTCAAGGTCTTTGTGACAAG gtgggATGGCCACGGAGACCGTTAGTGAAACTAGCTGCTGCTTTGAAGAATAGTTATATGGTAGCTACATTGCATTCTGTAATGAAGTCATCGTCAGTTTCAGATTCAGGTTCAGGTTCATCAG AAGGCGATAGTGGGGAGCAGCAGCAGGAGAAGAAGCTTATTGGTATGGCACGTGCGACGTCGGATCATGCCTTTAACGCTACGATTTGGGATGTTCTTGTTGATCCTGAATATCAG GGTCAAGGGCTAGGTAAAGCTCTTGTTGAAAAACTTGTAAGGGCTCTTCTTCAGAGAGATATTGGTAACATATCTCTTTTTGCAGATAGTCAAG TTGTGGATTTCTATCAGAACTTGGGGTTTGAGGCTGATCCAGAAGGCATCAAAGGCATGTTTTGGTACCCAAAGTAG
- the LOC104777238 gene encoding acetyltransferase NSI isoform X2 — protein MLLIPISSSSSVLPQSFFNSTSSYSSNHHSLFLSNLSYPIPYGSRKLKTLRLRANFWESIRSGFVKNNNSTQLVEPPSIVDEEEDTEPLLPVEFTLVERTLQDGLIEEIIFSSGGEIDVYDLQGLCDKVGWPRRPLVKLAAALKNSYMVATLHSVMKSSSVSDSGSGSSGDSGEQQQEKKLIGMARATSDHAFNATIWDVLVDPEYQGQGLGKALVEKLVRALLQRDIGNISLFADSQVVDFYQNLGFEADPEGIKGMFWYPK, from the exons atgttacTAATCCCAatttcttcgtcttcgtctgt CCTTCCTCAATCTTTCTTCAATTCTACTTCTTCATATTCGTCGAATCATCACTCTCTGTTCCTATCCAATCTCAGTTACCCGATTCCTTATG GAAGTAGAAAGTTGAAGACTTTACGGCTCAGAGCCAATTTCTGGGAGTCAATTCGATCTGG GTTTGTGAAGAATAACAATAGTACCCAACTTGTGGAACCACCATCTATagtcgatgaagaagaagatactgaACCATTGTTGCCTGTGGAGTTTACTTTAGTTGAGAGGACTCTTCAAGATGGGTTGATTGAAGAGATTATATTTTCTTCTGGTGGTGAAATTGATGTGTATGATCTTCAAGGTCTTTGTGACAAG gtgggATGGCCACGGAGACCGTTAGTGAAACTAGCTGCTGCTTTGAAGAATAGTTATATGGTAGCTACATTGCATTCTGTAATGAAGTCATCGTCAGTTTCAGATTCAGGTTCAGGTTCATCAG GCGATAGTGGGGAGCAGCAGCAGGAGAAGAAGCTTATTGGTATGGCACGTGCGACGTCGGATCATGCCTTTAACGCTACGATTTGGGATGTTCTTGTTGATCCTGAATATCAG GGTCAAGGGCTAGGTAAAGCTCTTGTTGAAAAACTTGTAAGGGCTCTTCTTCAGAGAGATATTGGTAACATATCTCTTTTTGCAGATAGTCAAG TTGTGGATTTCTATCAGAACTTGGGGTTTGAGGCTGATCCAGAAGGCATCAAAGGCATGTTTTGGTACCCAAAGTAG